Proteins from one Octopus bimaculoides isolate UCB-OBI-ISO-001 chromosome 19, ASM119413v2, whole genome shotgun sequence genomic window:
- the LOC106880093 gene encoding uncharacterized protein LOC106880093 produces the protein MENFCRQLMNIGNGAVIVEQDGKISLPFGNLVSNIHELLARVFPNLNTQFKDHCWLRKRAILVPKNVAVDNHPLEQLPGDRQAYKSINSVLHTNDAVHYPVEFLNSLAPSGLSLHELHLKAGAPVMLLRNLNPPKLCNGTKLIKKLMQTVLEATLLTRKESGEDVFIPKIPLIPSDTQIDFKRLQFPLRLSFAMSNNSVVRHWK, from the coding sequence ATGGAGAACTTCTGCAGGCAATTAATGAATATTGGAAACGGTGCTGTAATTGTTGAGCAGGATGGGAAGATTAGTTTACCCTTTGGTAATTTGGTGTCAAATATACACGAACTATTGGCGAGAGTTTTCCCCAATCTGAACACACAATTCAAAGACCATTGTTGGCTGAGAAAACGTGCAATTTTGGTGCCAAAAAATGTTGCAGTAGACAATCACCCTCTGGAACAACTGCCTGGCGATCGTCAAGCATACAAGTCAATTAATAGTGTGCTCCACACCAATGACGCTGTTCATTACCCCGTTGAATTCCTCAATAGCCTTGCACCTTCAGGTCTATCACTGCATGAATTGCATCTAAAGGCTGGAGCCCCAGTTATGCTTTTAAGAAACCTCAATCCTCCAAAATTATGCAATGGCACAAAACTTATCAAAAAATTGATGCAGACAGTGTTGGAGGCAACACTATTGACTAGGAAAGAAAGTGGTGAAGATGTTTTCATTCCAAAGATTCCTCTGATTCCTTCCGACACACAAATTGATTTCAAAAGGTTACAATTCCCACTGAGATTAAGCTTTGCAATGAGCAACAACTCTGTAGTCAGACATTGGAAGTAG